In a single window of the Rhinolophus ferrumequinum isolate MPI-CBG mRhiFer1 chromosome 21, mRhiFer1_v1.p, whole genome shotgun sequence genome:
- the LOC117013131 gene encoding keratin, type I cytoskeletal 42 — MATTTSIRQFSTSSPYMPSGGFSRASTVRVGGSCRAPSLLGAGSCGNMSVTSSRFSAGLGGGYSGGYTCNLGGGFGSSFGVSDALLGGGEKETMQNLNDRLASYLEKVRALETANADLEVKIHDWYKKQGPEPTRDYSQYFKTIEELRNKILAATIDNAGLVLQIDNARLAADDFRTKYETELNLRMSVEADTNGLRRVLDELTLARADLEMQIENLKEELAYLRKNHEDEMNALRGQVGGDVSVEMDAAPGVDLSRILNEMRDQYEKIAEKNRKDAEDWFFSKTEELNREVATNTEALQNSRTEITELRRSVQNLEIELQSQLSMKASLEGSLAETEARYGAQLAQLQGLISSIEQQLGELRCDMERQNHEYQVLLDVKTRLEQEIATYRRLLEGEDAHLSTQYSSSLASQPTREATVTSRQVRTIVEEVQDGKVVSSREKVHRSTH; from the exons ATGGCTACCACCACCAGCATCCGCCAGTTCTCAACCTCCAGCCCGTATATGCCCAGCGGGGGTTTCTCTCGGGCGTCCACGGTCCGTGTCGGGGGCTCCTGCCGAGCCCCCAGCCTCCTGGGAGCCGGCAGCTGTGGCAACATGTCAGTCACCTCGTCCCGCTTCTCAGCGGGCTTGGGGGGCGGCTACAGTGGGGGCTATACCTGCAACCTGGGTGGGGGCTTCGGCTCCAGTTTTGGTGTGTCGGATGCCCTGCTGGGGGGTGGTGAAAAGGAGACTATGCAGAACCTCAACGACCGCCTGGCCTCCTACCTGGAGAAGGTGCGTGCCCTGGAGACGGCCAATGCTGACCTGGAGGTGAAAATCCACGACTGGTATAAGAAGCAGGGGCCTGAGCCCACCCGTGACTACAGCCAGTATTTCAAGACCATCGAGGAGCTGAGGAATAAG ATCTTGGCGGCCACCATCGACAACGCCGGCTTGGTGCTGCAGATCGACAATGCCCGCCTGGCAGCCGACGACTTCCGCACCAA GTACGAGACGGAGCTGAACCTGCGCATGAGCGTGGAGGCCGACACCAACGGCCTTCGCAGGGTGCTGGACGAGCTGACCCTGGCCAGAGCCGATCTGGAGATGCAGATCGAGAACCTGAAGGAGGAGCTGGCCTACCTGAGAAAGAACCACGAGGAC GAAATGAATGCCTTGCGAGGCCAAGTGGGTGGGGACGTCAGCGTGGAGATGGACGCTGCTCCTGGTGTGGACCTGAGCCGCATCCTGAATGAGATGCGTGACCAGTATGAGAAGATAGCGGAGAAGAACCGCAAGGATGCTGAGGACTGGTTCTTCAGCAAG ACGGAGGAGCTGAACCGTGAGGTCGCCACCAACACGGAGGCCCTGCAGAACAGCAGGACTGAGATCACCGAGCTTCGCCGTTCAGTGCAGAACCTGGAGATTGAGCTGCAGTCCCAGCTCAGCATG AAAGCATCCCTGGAAGGCAGCCTTGCGGAGACCGAAGCCCGCTACGGGGCCCAGCTGGCCCAGCTGCAGGGGCTCATCAGCAGCATCGAGCAGCAGCTGGGCGAGCTGCGTTGTGACATGGAGCGTCAGAACCACGAGTACCAGGTGCTCCTGGATGTGAAGACGCGGCTGGAGCAGGAGATCGCCACCTACCGCCGCCTGCTGGAGGGCGAGGACGCCCA CCTGTCCACCCAGTactcctcctccctggcctcacAGCCCACCCGGGAAG CTACGGTGACCAGCCGCCAGGTGCGCACCATCGTGGAGGAAGTCCAGGACGGCAAGGTGGTCTCCTCCCGAGAGAAAGTCCATCGCTCCACCCACTGA
- the KRT17 gene encoding keratin, type I cytoskeletal 17 yields the protein MTTTIRQFTSSSSIKGSSGLGGGSSRTSCRLSGSLGAGSCRLGSAGGLGSALGGSSYSSCYSFGSGSGYGSSFGGVDGLLAGGEKATMQNLNDRLASYLDKVRALEEANTELEVKIRDWYQKQAPGPARDYSHYYQAIEDLKNKILTATVDNASILLQIDNARLAADDFRTKFETEQALRVSVEADINGLRRVLDELTLARADLEMQIENLKEELAYLRKNHEEEMNSLRGQTGGEINVEMDAAPGVDLSRILNEMRDQYEKMAEKNRKDAEDWFFSKTEELNREVATNSELVQSGKSEISELRRSVQALEIELQSQLSMKASLEGSLAETESRYCVQLSQIQGLIGSVEEQLAQLRCEMEQQNQEYKILLDVKTRLEQEITTYRRLLEGEDAHLTQYKPKEPVTTRQVRTIVEEVQDGKVISSREQVHHTTR from the exons ATGACCACAACCATCCGCCAGTTTACCTCCTCCAGCTCCATCAAGGGCTCCTCTGGCCTGGGGGGCGGCTCATCCCGCACCTCCTGCCGGCTGTCTGGTAGTCTGGGTGCCGGCTCTTGCAGGCTGGGCTCTGCTGGCGGCCTGGGCAGTGCCCTTGGGGGCAGCAGCTATTCCAGCTGCTACAGCTTTGGCTCTGGCAGTGGCTATGGCAGCAGCTTTGGTGGTGTTGATGGGCTGCTGGCGGGAGGTGAGAAGGCCACCATGCAGAACCTCAACGACCGCCTGGCATCCTACCTGGATAAGGTGCGTGCCCTGGAGGAGGCCAACACTGAGCTGGAAGTGAAGATCCGTGACTGGTACCAGAAGCAGGCCCCGGGGCCCGCCCGCGACTACAGTCACTACTACCAGGCCATCGAGGACCTCAAGAACAAG ATCCTCACGGCCACGGTGGACAACGCCAGCATCCTGCTGCAGATCGACAATGCTCGTTTGGCTGCTGATGATTTCCGCACCAA GTTCGAGACAGAGCAGGCCCTGCGCGTGAGCGTGGAGGCCGACATCAACGGCCTGCGCAGGGTGCTGGATGAGCTGACCCTGGCCAGAGCCGACCTGGAGATGCAGATTGAGAACCTGAAGGAGGAGCTGGCCTACCTCCGGAAGAACCATGAGGAG GAGATGAATTCCCTGCGAGGCCAAACGGGCGGCGAGATCAACGTGGAGATGGACGCCGCCCCTGGTGTGGACCTGAGCCGCATCCTGAACGAGATGCGCGACCAGTATGAGAAGATGGCAGAGAAGAACCGCAAGGATGCTGAGGACTGGTTCTTCAGCAAG ACAGAGGAGCTGAACCGCGAGGTGGCCACCAACAGCGAGCTGGTGCAGAGTGGCAAGAGCGAGATCTCTGAGCTCCGGCGCTCGGTGCAGGCCTTGGAGATCGAGCTGCAGTCCCAGCTCAGCATG AAAGCATCCCTGGAGGGTAGCCTGGCAGAGACGGAGAGCCGCTACTGCGTGCAGCTGTCCCAGATCCAGGGACTGATAGGCAGTGTGGAGGAGCAGCTGGCCCAGCTGCGCTGCGAGATGGAGCAGCAGAACCAGGAATACAAGATCCTGCTGGACGTGAAGACGCGGCTGGAGCAGGAGATCACCACCTACCGCCGCCTGCTGGAGGGAGAGGACGCCCA CCTGACTCAGTACAAGCCCAAAGAAC CTGTGACCACCCGTCAGGTGCGCACCATTGTGGAAGAGGTCCAGGATGGCAAGGTCATCTCCTCCCGCGAGCAGGTTCACCACACCACCCGCTAA
- the KRT16 gene encoding keratin, type I cytoskeletal 16, translated as MTTCSRQFTSSGSMKGSCGIGGGSSRMSSVLAGGSCRAPSAYGGLSVSSTRYSSGGSCGLGGGYGGGFSSSSSFGGGLGSGFGGGCGGFGAGIGGGFGGGFGAGFGGGDGGLLSGNEKITMQNLNDRLASYLDKVRALEEANTDLEVKIRDWYQRQRPSETKDYSPYFKTIEDLRNKIIAATIENAQPILQIDNARLAADDFRTKYEHELALRQSVEADINGLRRVLDELTLARADLEMQIESLKEELAYLRKNHEEEMLALRGQTGGDINVEMDAAPGVDLSRTLNEMRDQYEQIAEKNRREAEAWFLSKTEELNKEVASNSELVQSGRSEVTELRRVLQGLEIELQSQLSMKASLEGSLEETKGRYCMQLSQIQGLISSVEEQLSQLRCEMEQQSQEYQILLDVKTRLEQEIATYRRLLEGEDAHLSSSQHTSGQAYSSRDVFSSSSSSSGRQTRPILKEQGSSSFSQGQTSKH; from the exons ATGACCACCTGCAGCCGCCAGTTCACCTCCTCCGGCTCCATGAAGGGCTCCTGTGGCATTGGCGGTGGCTCCAGCCGCATGTCCTCCGTCCTGGCTGGAGGGTCCTGCCGGGCCCCCAGCGCCTACGGGGGCCTGTCAGTCTCCTCCACTCGCTACTCCTCCGGGGGGTCCTGCGGACTGGGGGGCGGCTATGGCGGCGgcttcagcagcagcagcagctttgGTGGGGGCCTGGGTAGTGGTTTTGGAGGAGGATGTGGTGGATTTGGTGCTGGCATCGGTGGTGGCTTCGGTGGTGGCTTTGGCGCTGGTTTTGGTGGTGGCGATGGCGGCCTCCTCTCTGGCAACGAGAAGATCACCATGCAGAACCTCAACGACCGCCTGGCCTCCTATCTGGACAAGGTGCGCGCCCTGGAGGAGGCCAACACCGACCTGGAGGTGAAGATCCGTGACTGGTACCAGAGGCAGCGGCCCAGCGAGACCAAGGACTACAGCCCCTACTTCAAGACCATCGAGGACCTGAGGAACAAG ATCATtgcagccaccatcgagaatgcTCAGCCCATTCTGCAGATTGACAATGCCAGGCTGGCAGCCGATGACTTCAGGACCAA GTATGAGCATGAGCTGGCCCTGCGCCAGAGCGTGGAGGCCGACATCAACGGCCTGCGCAGGGTGCTGGACGAGCTGACCCTGGCCAGAGCCGACCTGGAGATGCAGATTGAGAGCCTGAAGGAAGAGCTGGCCTACCTGAGAAAGAACCACGAGGAG GAGATGCTAGCCCTGCGGGGTCAGACAGGCGGGGACATCAATGTGGAGATGGACGCCGCCCCGGGCGTGGACCTGAGCCGTACCCTGAATGAGATGCGTGACCAGTACGAGCAGATAGCAGAGAAGAACCGCAGAGAAGCCGAGGCCTGGTTCCTGAGCAAG ACAGAGGAGCTGAACAAAGAAGTGGCCTCTAACAGCGAACTGGTGCAGAGTGGCCGCAGTGAAGTGACCGAGCTCCGGAGGGTGCTCCAGGGCCTGGAGATTGAACTGCAGTCCCAGCTCAGCATG AAAGCATCCCTGGAGGGCAGCCTGGAGGAGACCAAAGGCCGCTACTGCATGCAGCTGTCCCAGATCCAGGGGCTGATTAGCAGCGTGGAGGAGCAGCTGTCCCAGCTGCGCTGCGAGATGGAGCAGCAGAGCCAAGAGTACCAGATCTTGCTGGATGTGAAGACACGTCTGGAACAGGAGATAGCCACCTACCGCCGCCTGCTGGAGGGCGAGGATGCCCA cctctcctcctcccagcacACATCCGGCCAAGCCTATTCTTCCAGAGATG tcttctcctcctcctcgtcttcctccGGCCGCCAGACCCGGCCCATCCTCAAGGAGCAGGGCTCCTCCAGCTTTAGCCAGGGTCAGACTTCCAAGCACTGA